A region of the Stieleria neptunia genome:
GCGGTTGGCGAGCGGCGGAGCTGAGCGGGCCCGAGCCGCGTGATGGGGAAGAGGCACCGCGAGCCGGCGTTTGACCGGACGGTTGCGACTTGGAGCGATCGCTTGTCGCGTCGGTCTCCGAATCGTCCGTCTCCTCGGCGTTGACCTGCTTGCGTCGTCGCAGCCCGCCGAACCAGCCCCTCTTCTCCTTCGGCTCGGCCTCCGCTTGATCGTCACGCTCAGACACCGGCTCGGCCGAGTCCTCGTCCTGGTCCGGGGAGTCAGAAACCGGTTGGGGTTTCAGCCGCAGTGAGAACCAGCGTTTCTTTTTCGCCGGGCGTTCGGCGTCCGGTGGGTCGTCGGATTTCGGCTCGGGTTCAGCTGCCGATTCGGATGCCTCCGCTTCGTCGGCTGGCTCGGTCGGGCGTGCCGCGCGAAGGCCGAACCAACGGCGTTTGGGTTTGGTTTGATCGGCCGCATCGTCAACGGTGCCATTGTCCTCGGCGGTCTTGCCAGCGGTCGCGTCGGTCTCGGACGAGCCGCCGGGCTTCGCGTCGTTTGAATCAGAATCGGAATCGCTTTTTCCGCCGCGGCGTCTCAGGCGGGCCAGCCAACCCGGCTTGTCCGGCCGCGATGAACGGTTTTCATCGACATCCGTTTCCTGAGCGTCGTCTTTGGAAACCGCGTCGGATTTGGCCGCCGGGGCGACCGCGCGGGGACGCCGGGTTGGGACGCCGGCAACTGCGGGTCGCGGCGTGTCTTGCGGCTCAAAAAACTCTGACCGGAAATCTTCGTCATCACGGTTGCGGCGTTCGGCGACCCATTGGGCGAGACGTTCGCGGATCGACGGAGCCGCGGGGATGTTGCGGATCTGGCGGTACATGGAACGCAGGTAAAGCGTCGCGGCCACCAAAAAACAGGACCACGTCAGCATCGGTGCGGCGATCACCAGCGTCGCCTTGGCGGGGCCATCGACCACGACGATCTGCCAATGGGCGAGTTCTGAAAAACCGATCAGGACGGCCGAGACGATCAGGGCGACGAGGGCCGGGCGACAACGATGGACCTCGGCGATCAATCGCATGGTCAGGATGATGCCGCCGACGTCCAGCACGATCCGCAACCAATTCGCCCCGGAAAGCACCGCACGGTCGCCGACCAGAAGATCCAGCGACGCGCCCAGCCAGCCGACCAGATCGACGGTCGCATGGACACTGGCCAACAACAACACCACCAACGTCAATTGCCACAACTGATAGTGGCCGCGATAGTCGTCGCGTCGGTGTCGGCGAAGCACGTAGATCAAACGGGTGGCACCGGCCGAAAGCAACAGCAGCATCGTCGTCCACCAGGCGCCGAGACTGTCTGGCCGATGGATCAGCAACGGGCGGGCGAGATCGGCGCGAGCGGCAAGACTGGGCCAGGTGAAGGCCGCGTGATGGAACATCGTCAGCACGATCGAAATCGCCACCACGACCGCCGCGGACATCCCCATCGCCAGTCGGGAAACCGGGACCAACGAAAACCATCGTCCGCGAAGATGCTGATGCACGCGCGACCCGAATGCCTGGGCCGGCTGCCGTGCGGCGCGCAGTTCCGCCGCCGCGCGACGCGTCGCCGGCGTGGAGGGGGTGTGGGGGGACACGTGCGAATGGTACAGCACGCGCCGCCGACGGTCAGTGGTGCGGCGAAGTTGGGACATGAACGGGGGGCGGTCGAGTCGATCGGAAGCGGCGGCTCAAGTGATGCCAGTGACGCTAGCAATGGCACCGGCCGCCTGCAGCGGGAACGGGGAATTCGTCGCCCTCAAGTTCCTACGAAAAACCGCGGGACCGGGTCAATCGGGTTCACGGCGAACCCCGACGGGGGCACCAAGTGTCTCGCTGCCAGGCGGATCGGCCGGTTGAAGGCTGAAAGCCGCCGGCGGAGATGAAGGTTTCGCAAAAGTCGGCGTTCCTGAGGGCCTTTGAGGCTCAATTGGGGGCCCATTCGGACTGTCGGGTTGACTAGAATGTGAATGCTGATGTGGTTCATCAGAAGACAGTGCGGATTGCAACACGCAACATCATCCCGATCGTGTCACCCCGGCTGGCCGCTAGGCCATGCAACAAGTGCAAGGATTTCGCAGAGATGAGTCAGAGTTTGCTGGACAGTCACGTTTTGATTTTGAACCGATTTTACATGGCCATTCGCGTGGTCGATGTACGTCGAACGTTGACGCTGTTGTATCGCCAATGTGCCGAGGTGATCAGCCACGAGGCGGGCCAGTTCATCAGCTATGACTTTGACAGCTGGTGCGAGATGAGTCAGCTCAACGCGATCGAAAAGCAACCCGGCGATGACTTCATTCAAGCGGTCGGGTTTGAGATGCAAGTTCCACGCATCGCCCGTTTGACGCGTTTCGACCGGATGCCGATGCAGACGGTTCGTTTTAATCGCAAGAACCTGTTTGCCCGCGACGAACACACCTGCCAGTACTGCGGCAAGGACTATCCGACGCACAAGTTGAGCTTGGATCACGTCGTGCCGCGGAGCCAGGGAGGGCCGACGACCTGGGAAAACATCGTCGCGTGTTGTTTGCGCTGCAACAGCCGCAAGGGCGGCCGCACGCCCAAGCAAGCGGGCATGAAGCTGCGAACCAAGCCGGCCAAGCCACGGTTCAACCCGCTGGTCACGCATTCGGTCAATGACCCGCGTTACGACTGCTGGAAGACGTTTCTGCCGGCCGCCGGTTGAAATCGCTGCCGCATCAAAAAAAGCCTCGTCGGTGAACCACCGACGAGGCTTTTTGTTTGGCGGGTGACCAAACACGGATCGTTCCAAACACGGATCGTTCCAAACACGGATCGTTCCAATCGCGATCAATCGTCTGCCAGAGGTTCTTTCTTTTCGGTGATCACCTCGCACTCTTCAGACTTTTGAGCGTTCAATTCGATGTAGCTCTTCCACTCCTCGGGCAGATTGTCTTCGTGGAAGATCGCCTCGACCGGACACTCGGGCACGCAGGCTTCGCAATCGATGCACTCTTCGGGGTGGATGTACACCATTTGCTCGCCCTCGTAGAAGCATTCGACGGGGCAAACGACGACACAATCGGTGTATTTGCAACCCACGCAGGGTTCGGCGACGATATGAGTCATGTTCAAAAACCTTTCGTAACGGGAACCACTCAAGAATCAGCTCTTCGACCAATATATCGGCCGGAGAAGCGATTGGCTGCACCCCAACCTGTGCAACGAGGCAGCGATCGGTCATTCTTCAAAGATTCTGACCAAAACCTTTGACCCGCACCCTGGCCTGCCGTGTCCCAACCCACCCCCCAACAGCTCCGTGTCAAACCGGGACGACAGTTTCCTTTTCTCGCCCGGCATCCCTGGGTCCATGCCCATGCGTTGATCAGTGACGGCAACCGGTTCAGCGACGGCGGCAACCTGCAACGCGGTGACATCGTCGAGCTGGTGGACATGGACGGCAATTTCCTGGGCCGCGGCTTGGTCAATCCCCACAGCCGACTACGGGTGCGTTTGTACACATACGAAAGCACCACGCCGATCGACGATGCACTTTGGACCGGGCGGATCGACGCGGCGATCGCTCGGCGGCGACTTTCCCGGGCGGCGGAACCGGACGAAGCCGAGCGATTGATTTTCAGCGAATCCGATCTGATCAGCGGCCTGATCGTCGACCGATACGCCGATTGTCTCGGTGTCCAGTTCACCGCCGGGGCGTTGATGAACTGGCGCCAGACGATTCTCGATCACCTGCAGCAGGTGACCGGGTGCCGTCAGATCGTGGTCCGCGTGGATGAAAAAACCGCCAAGTATGAGGGGCTGGATCCGGAGTCGGGCACCTTGGCGATCCCCGGGGCGGACCTCAACGAGCCGGTCAAGTACCGCCAGAACGGACTCGATTTGACGGTCGACCTGGTCGGCGGCCAAAAAACCGGCGGCTACCTGGATCAGCGGCTTAATCACGAAACCGCGGCGGGCTATTTGCGTGGAAAACGCGTCTTAGATGTGTGCTGTTACACCGGCGGGTTCGGTTTGGTGGCGGCGCGACAGGGTGCGGAAAACGTGTTGGGAATTGACTCGAGTGCGTCGGCGATCGCGGCGGCCACCGAGTCGGCACAACGAAACGGGGTCGCCGATCGGATGTCGTTCTTGCAGGAAGATTGCTTTGACGCACTCAAGCGGCTCGGCGATGAGGGGCAACAATTTGACGCCGTGATTCTGGATCCCCCGCGATTTGCCGGCTCGCGTCATCAGGTCGACCAGGCCTTGCGCGCCTACCGGCGATTGAACAGTTTGGCCGTTGACCTGCTTCCCCCCGGCGGGATTCTGGTCACGTGCAGCTGCAGCGGTCGTGTTTCACGCAGCGAGTTCTTGAACATGCTGGTGGATGTGGGGCGACGCCAGCGTCGGGACCTGATCGTTTTGGAAAATCGAGGGCCGGCCCCGGATCACCCGCTGGCCGTCGGTTGCCCGGAAAGTGATTATTTAAAATGCGTGATCGCCCAGGTGGTCTAGAATTCTGGCAGACGCACGTCAATCAACCAGATATATTGATGCAGCACAACAATCCTCTTTCTCGATCCTTTTCATCTCGGGGTCTGCCCATGTCGGGTGTGACGTTGAAAGTTCTTCACGGCGCTGATCGCGGCAAAGTCTTCGGCGATCTCACTCCACCGTTCACGGTGGGGCGAGAAGAAGTCAATGACATCCAACTCAACGACGAGCGTGTCAGCCGTTGCCACTTCAAGATCCAGCGTGACAACGACCGTTTGGTGCTGACCGATTTGGACAGCACCAACGGGACCAAGGTCAACGGGGTGGAATATCCGCTGAAAATCCTTCGCAGCGGTGACCTGATCTCCGTCGGCCGTAGCCTGATGTTGGTCGGTTCCGAAGAAGAGATTGCGGCGCGGTTGGCGGCACTGGGCAGCGAAAACCCGACCATGTCACGCGAGATGTCTTCGTCGGAGAGTTCCGTCGCACTCGAATTGAGTCAGGAGAAATCGCCCTTCCAAATGGACATCGCGTCGGTCCGAGAAATCCCCTCGATTCCGGACAACTTGAGCCCGGGGCAAAAAGCACAACTGTGCGAGATCTTGGATTTCTTGCAACACCGTCTGTGCAAACTGGTGGAGACGGCCAAGATCGACGAGTCCAGTCAATCGGTGACCCTGAAGTTGAGTTCCTGGCAACGACTGTTGGGTGTCCAGGCACGCCTGGGCGAAATGCACCGCAAGATCGCCGACCCCGATTGGAACGGCGAGTGACGGTGTTAGCGGAACGGCGCGAGCGGGCTGTCGTTTTTGTGAGCCGCGACGCGTAAGCGGCCGGGCACTGCGACGCTGCCCCAGGCCTTACGGCCAGCGGCTCACCATTGACTCAGCAGATCCCGACTCAATCGACAGCCCGCAAGCCGTCCGGTCGCGCTTCAAAAACACCGTGAAAGACCGGAGGGCTCGCGCCCGACCGCTAACAAGAAACACCCCGCTTGGCGTCAAAGTGGATGGCACCGGGGTTGCCTCGTTCAGGCCCGTGGATGGTACTGTTGGTGCACCCGTTTCAGCCTGGAGTGCTCGACGTGGGTGTAGATTTGCGTCGTCTGGATGCTGGCGTGGCCGAGCATCTCTTGCACTTGTCGAAGGTCCGCCCCGCCGGCCAGTAAGTGCGTCGCAAAACTGTGACGCAACGAGTGGGGGCTGATCCCCGAATCGATGCCGACCCGTTTGGCGTAGTGCTTGACCAGACGCCAAAGTTGAATGCGATCGAGTGCCCGTCCGCTGCGGGAAAGAAATAGTTCGTCCGGCGGGTGCGGTGGTTTCGCGGCCAGTTCCCCACGCAGCTGTTCACAATAACGTTCGATCGCCGCGATCGCCCGATTGCCGATCGGGACCATGCGTTGCTTGCCGCCTTTGCCGGTGCACTTGAGATGTTTTTGGTCCAAGGAAAGGTCGCGGACCCGCAGCGAACAAACTTCACTGGCACGGCATCCGGTCGCGTACAAGACTTCCAACATCGCGACGTCGCGCAGCCAAAACGCGTCGGATCGGCGTGGGGCGCGCAGAAACTGGTCGACTTGCCGCTGCGACAGCACGCCCGGCATCCGCTGCCACATTTTTTGGGCCGCCAGCAGCTCCGCCGGATTTTCGCTGACCGTCCCTTCCAACTGTAAATATTTGAAGAAGGTGCGAATGGCGACGACCGCGCGGGACACCGAAGCCGGCGCGAGGCCCGCTTCGGACAGGGTGCCCATGAACTGGGTCAGGTCGCCGACGCGAATCGAATCCAGGCGTCGTTTTCCCACCCAGCCGATGAAACGGTTGAGATCCCGCCCGTAAGCTTCAATCGTGTTGTCAGCCAGGTGGCACTCGCCACGCAGATAGTTCAAAAATTCCTCTCGGATGGTGTCGGCCGAGTGCGAAGGTTTCTCGGGCGGCCCCGACTCCTGCATCAATTGCAACTTGGTTCGTCGTTTGGCCACCGATTGATTTCATCCGGTTTCGGGAGAAGATTGATGTATGGTTTCCGTAATCTCTTGGTCGGCACACCACGTCGCCACATCCGTTGCCCTAAATGCTTGAAGTGGATTTCATGAATGTTTTGGTTGTCGGTGGTGCCGGTTACATCGGTTCGCACGCCGTTCGTTTGCTCACCGAAGCTGGCCACCAGGTCACCGTCTACGACAATCTCTCGCGGGGCCACCGCCAGGCGGTTCCGGACGGCATGCTGGTCGAAGGCGAATTGGCCGACCGGGCGAAATTGACCGGCGTGTTGAAAGACAAACAGATCGACGCGGTGATGCACTTCGCCGCCTTTGCGTTGGTCAATGAGTCGGTCAATGATCCCGCACTCTACTACCGCAACAACGTCGTCGCGGCGATCGAATTGCTCGACGCGATGCGCGAAGCCGACGTCAAAAAAATCGTCTTCAGCAGCACGACGGCGACCTACGGCGAGCCCGACACGATTCCCATCGCGGAAACGACGCTTCAGCAGCCCATCAACCCCTACGGGTTTACCAAGCTGGTGTTTGAACAGGCGCTCGCCGATTACGCCGCGGCGTACGGGTTCGGCTATGCGGCACTCCGCTACTTCAACGCCGCCGGCGCGCGACCGGACGGATCGATCGGCGAAGACCACACCCCGGAATCGCATCTGATCCCGATCGTCTTGCAAGTGGCGCTCGGCCAACGCGAGGCGATCACCGTGTTCGGCGACGACTACCCGACACCCGACGGCACCTGCGTCCGCGACTACATTCATGTCGACGACCTCGGCGCCGCTCACCTGACCGCGTTGGAAAAACTGCAGCCCGGCAAAGGCATCTGTGTCAACCTGGGGACCGGGCGGGGCACCAGCGTCCGCGAGATCATCCAAGCCTGCCGCGAGGTCACCGGCCATCCGATCCCCGAAGTGATGGGAGCGCGGCGGGCAGGCGATCCGCCGGAGCTGGTTGCCGATGCGAGGTTGGCGGCCGAGTTGCTGGGTTGGAAAACCCAGTACAACGACGTCAAACGGATCGTTGAAACCGCCTGGAAGTGGCATCAGAGCCACCCGAACGGCTATTCCGACGCTTTGCACTAGAATTTTGGGCTCTCGCGGCCACGAATTCCGTTTGCCTGGGTAGATGCGCAAGCCGCGTCGAGCTGAGATCCGCAACCGTCGCAAGAACGCGACGCCCCGCCGACAATTTCTATGAAGATGAAACGAATCATCCCCATCGCCATGCGTTGCGTCCTGCTGCTTGCCGCGTTCCTGGTCGATCTGGTTGCCGGCGGCGTGATCGGTGGCGGAACGGCCCAGGCGGTGGAATTGGATCGACGCCAAAAAGCCATCGTCTCGACCATCGGTGCGACGATCAATCGGGCCGGCAAAGCTTACTTCGAAGGCAAGTACGACGCGTCGGGCAACGAGATTCGCAAGGCGCTCGAGCAGGTCGATCGTGCGGTCGATCTGGGAAGCCCCGAGCTCTACGACGCGATCGTCGTCCACATCGACAAGATTTCGCGGGCCCACGCGATGCTGGAATTGGAAGGGATCTCACTGCCGCCGTTCCGACGTCCGCCGCGTCCGACCGGGACGGCATCGACCCCGATGGCATCGTCCGATTCATCCGACCCCAACACGCCCGGCACCCCGCCCTCCGGCACGCTGGTCAGCTTCACCAACGACGTGGCGCCGATCTTGAGCAGCAAATGTGGCCGTTGCCACATCAGCGAACGCCGCGGCGGATTTAGCACGTCCAGCTACACCGCGTTGATGCAGGGACCACCCGAAGGCGTCGTCGTGTTTGCCGGTGACGTCATCGGCAGCCGGCTGATCGAAACGATCGAAACCGGCGACATGCCGCGCGGCGGTGCCAAGGTCAGCGCGGCTGAACTGGGAACGCTGAAAACATGGATCGCCCAAGGCGCGAAATTTGATGGCAACGATCCCAATCAAATGCTCGCCGCCGGCAGCACGCCCGCCCCGGCGATGGAAACCAAACCGCCGGTGATCACCCAAGCGACGGGCAACGAAACGGTGAGCTTTGCATTGGAGATCGCGCCGCTGCTGGTCGACAATTGCGGCGGTTGTCACATCGAAGCCATGCAGGTCCGCGGCGGATTGAGAATGGATACGTTTGTGCAAATGATGCGCGGCGGTGACAGCGGGGCGATCATCACGCCGGGCCGCGGCGAAGCGAGCTTGTTGGTCAAGAAACTGCGCGGGACCGCGACCGATGGCGAGCGGATGCCGGCCGGCGGGCGGCCACCGCTGAGCGACGATTCGATCGCGTTGATTTCCAAATGGATCGATGAAGGCGCGACGCTCGATGCCAACCAATCGCAGCCGATCAAGGTGATCAGCAAGCTCGCCTGGGCCTCGCGCGCCTCAAGTGCCGAGATCTCAGCCAAACGAGCCGAACTGGCCGACCGGAACTTCAAACTGGCCAATTCGACCGCATCGCTGACCGAACACCAAACCGATCATTTCCGCGTCGTCGGCTCCGGTTCGCAGCAGACCCTGGAAGTGGTCGGCCGGGCGGCAGAAAAACACCTCAAAATCGCCAAGTCGGTCGCCCGACCGGCGTCATCGACAGCCGCCGAAGATTACTTCCACGGCCGCGCAACGATCTTCGTGCTGCCACGCCGCTATGACTACAGCGAGTTTGCCAAGATGGTCGAACAACGCAGCGTGCCAAACGATTGGTCGGCCCACTGGCAGTACGACGGGATCGATGCCTACGCCGCCACCGTGGCTTCGGAAACCGAGGACGAAGAAGCCATCGAGTCTCGACTTCTGGCGCCGATCGTCAGCCTGGCGGTGGCCTCCCGCGGCAGTGATGTCCCGCGCTGGTT
Encoded here:
- the xerD gene encoding site-specific tyrosine recombinase XerD, with amino-acid sequence MAKRRTKLQLMQESGPPEKPSHSADTIREEFLNYLRGECHLADNTIEAYGRDLNRFIGWVGKRRLDSIRVGDLTQFMGTLSEAGLAPASVSRAVVAIRTFFKYLQLEGTVSENPAELLAAQKMWQRMPGVLSQRQVDQFLRAPRRSDAFWLRDVAMLEVLYATGCRASEVCSLRVRDLSLDQKHLKCTGKGGKQRMVPIGNRAIAAIERYCEQLRGELAAKPPHPPDELFLSRSGRALDRIQLWRLVKHYAKRVGIDSGISPHSLRHSFATHLLAGGADLRQVQEMLGHASIQTTQIYTHVEHSRLKRVHQQYHPRA
- a CDS encoding HNH endonuclease, which translates into the protein MSQSLLDSHVLILNRFYMAIRVVDVRRTLTLLYRQCAEVISHEAGQFISYDFDSWCEMSQLNAIEKQPGDDFIQAVGFEMQVPRIARLTRFDRMPMQTVRFNRKNLFARDEHTCQYCGKDYPTHKLSLDHVVPRSQGGPTTWENIVACCLRCNSRKGGRTPKQAGMKLRTKPAKPRFNPLVTHSVNDPRYDCWKTFLPAAG
- a CDS encoding class I SAM-dependent rRNA methyltransferase, producing the protein MSQPTPQQLRVKPGRQFPFLARHPWVHAHALISDGNRFSDGGNLQRGDIVELVDMDGNFLGRGLVNPHSRLRVRLYTYESTTPIDDALWTGRIDAAIARRRLSRAAEPDEAERLIFSESDLISGLIVDRYADCLGVQFTAGALMNWRQTILDHLQQVTGCRQIVVRVDEKTAKYEGLDPESGTLAIPGADLNEPVKYRQNGLDLTVDLVGGQKTGGYLDQRLNHETAAGYLRGKRVLDVCCYTGGFGLVAARQGAENVLGIDSSASAIAAATESAQRNGVADRMSFLQEDCFDALKRLGDEGQQFDAVILDPPRFAGSRHQVDQALRAYRRLNSLAVDLLPPGGILVTCSCSGRVSRSEFLNMLVDVGRRQRRDLIVLENRGPAPDHPLAVGCPESDYLKCVIAQVV
- the galE gene encoding UDP-glucose 4-epimerase GalE is translated as MNVLVVGGAGYIGSHAVRLLTEAGHQVTVYDNLSRGHRQAVPDGMLVEGELADRAKLTGVLKDKQIDAVMHFAAFALVNESVNDPALYYRNNVVAAIELLDAMREADVKKIVFSSTTATYGEPDTIPIAETTLQQPINPYGFTKLVFEQALADYAAAYGFGYAALRYFNAAGARPDGSIGEDHTPESHLIPIVLQVALGQREAITVFGDDYPTPDGTCVRDYIHVDDLGAAHLTALEKLQPGKGICVNLGTGRGTSVREIIQACREVTGHPIPEVMGARRAGDPPELVADARLAAELLGWKTQYNDVKRIVETAWKWHQSHPNGYSDALH
- a CDS encoding ferredoxin family protein, producing MTHIVAEPCVGCKYTDCVVVCPVECFYEGEQMVYIHPEECIDCEACVPECPVEAIFHEDNLPEEWKSYIELNAQKSEECEVITEKKEPLADD
- a CDS encoding c-type cytochrome domain-containing protein, which produces MKRIIPIAMRCVLLLAAFLVDLVAGGVIGGGTAQAVELDRRQKAIVSTIGATINRAGKAYFEGKYDASGNEIRKALEQVDRAVDLGSPELYDAIVVHIDKISRAHAMLELEGISLPPFRRPPRPTGTASTPMASSDSSDPNTPGTPPSGTLVSFTNDVAPILSSKCGRCHISERRGGFSTSSYTALMQGPPEGVVVFAGDVIGSRLIETIETGDMPRGGAKVSAAELGTLKTWIAQGAKFDGNDPNQMLAAGSTPAPAMETKPPVITQATGNETVSFALEIAPLLVDNCGGCHIEAMQVRGGLRMDTFVQMMRGGDSGAIITPGRGEASLLVKKLRGTATDGERMPAGGRPPLSDDSIALISKWIDEGATLDANQSQPIKVISKLAWASRASSAEISAKRAELADRNFKLANSTASLTEHQTDHFRVVGSGSQQTLEVVGRAAEKHLKIAKSVARPASSTAAEDYFHGRATIFVLPRRYDYSEFAKMVEQRSVPNDWSAHWQYDGIDAYAATVASETEDEEAIESRLLAPIVSLAVASRGSDVPRWFAEGIGSATAMQQNAKSRSEKEKLRVLAGEAVSAVKNAKAFLDNKLTPEQADSFGTALAMSMLDRSRRKMLDATFRLLDDDQSFNDAFVGGFGVTPTIYIDQLLQFAR
- a CDS encoding FHA domain-containing protein, producing MTLKVLHGADRGKVFGDLTPPFTVGREEVNDIQLNDERVSRCHFKIQRDNDRLVLTDLDSTNGTKVNGVEYPLKILRSGDLISVGRSLMLVGSEEEIAARLAALGSENPTMSREMSSSESSVALELSQEKSPFQMDIASVREIPSIPDNLSPGQKAQLCEILDFLQHRLCKLVETAKIDESSQSVTLKLSSWQRLLGVQARLGEMHRKIADPDWNGE